ttgactagtcaaaatttaattgaagatatcttgaattgttattcttcctagtcagaatgtaaataaagatatcttaaattacaattCAGGATAGTCAAcatgtagttttgtctagtcaaaatgcattttaagatatctgtaatgtaattacggatagtcagacgaaaccgaatttatgttaaaacggcttgccatactcTCCACGCCTCTCCCTTGTTTCACAGGTATGATGGTGAACTGCGGTCTGCTCAATAACAGGAAGGAATCAGGTACTCAGCTGTTAGAACCTGATTGATTGGTTTCCTCTCAGCATTGTTGTAGCTGTCACTTTGGTGAACTCTGGTACCATTTGGTGTGTCGTAAACATATTTCAGCACAGAAGGAGCTGTTAAACAGTTTAAGAAGATAtttataaagtttttgtttggGTTCCTTGTCTGATTAATTTTGTGGCTTCAGTTCCTCTGAAGAGCAATGAAGTTCAGCTGGAGGTGAAGGACCATGTGGCTACAGTGGTCTCCACTCTGAACTACGAGAACATGGAGGACAAACTACTAGAGGCTGTTTTTGTCTTCCCTCTGCCTGGAGATGCTGCTGTGTGTCATTTCAGTGCTCAGATTGGACAGACACACATTGTAGCTGAGGTGAAGGAGAAACAGCAGGTGAGCTGGACACAGAGACGTCCTCTCTGTGAAGGAGGTGAAACAGTAAAGTGGACATTGCTGACATGTTTCATGTGGACTGCAGGCTCTGGAGGAGTATGACGATGCTCTGAGCTCCGGTCAGCAGGCCTTCCTGTTGAAGGAGAGTGACCAGAGTCCAGATATCTTCTCTCTGAGTGTGGGCAGCCTGCCTCCAGGAGAGAGCGCCTCCATCAGGCTGGAGTACGTCACTGAGCTGGCTGTACAGGCTGATGACGGACTGAGGTTCTGTCTGCCTACTGTGCTCAACCCTCGGTACCATCCTCGGGGTAAGAGaacagtccaaaaaaataaataaattgatatttaggaaaatatagaaaatgtCCAACCTTCAGACAGTTGCTTTTGAGGTGAACAAAGAGAAAagcctgcagctgctgctatAAAAGACAGCGCCAAGTCTATCACTCCAGTAGAAAATTTTACATCATGAGTTCCTGTCACTTTATTTCAGGAATAATGATGGATTGTTTCCAGTCATGCAGTAAATTCTAACTGTGTTTACAGAATGTTCCCCCTTAACAACACCGTTGGGGCGTGTTTGTgggaatttccttttttttagccAAGTTTGGGGCCATAATGTAGTTGGAGTTTCCCCAACACGCAATGCTCAGTGGTATTACGTAACACATGGGTCCGTGTACCTTCAGGCAATTAGTACACGGACTGACAGCGGGCGTTTCAGGCAGTGGTTTGGATTTCACTAGAAAGAGGTCGAACAAAATGCGGAAATGTGCAAAACATGCCAtaacaccattgccacaaaaggtagcagtagcacaaatttgttccacctaaaaagtcctcagtgcaaaatgaagacTCTTGTAAACTCTGCGtgtcgacccccccccccccccccccccccacacacacacacacacacacacaccgaaggAAACTTTAATTAAATCAGCCGTAAAACAGTAGAAACTGGTGTCTTCTTTTCctaaatcccatatgacagaaaaaaacgtttgtttaaaatttccaagcacctaaagagcaatggaaatatttttgagatgctctgaatatgtagctgTGACTGGTCAGTTAAATTTAAAGtcacaatacaagcttttgtttttgggattgtcacatttttccttggtgttcattggccgctgggatgttctgtgttttaaggtccagtgttgaccACGAAAGAGctctaatgtgacaatattgtaatttgtgaaaagcttctatgtgctAACCTGACttccgccagctgtatgtcgctccgcctagcttagtgaagctaggcggagcgacatgcagCAGGTGGAAATCAGGTTatctatgtgcagctgtggttaaaaaatggctaaaatataacattttaaattcatttttattttgcaatcaatttttcaaacaaaaaaatttgacacgttaatttgagatataccaatgcaactttaggcactatgtggctaaaaacatttgttttacaaggttatttgaacatatcgtgATATATATCGTGTATCGTCATATAGCCTAAAGATAtcgtgatattagattttcttcatatcgcccacccctaggTCTTAGCAGATTTTGCAAAGGTGGAATATTTGCAGGACACAATGTAACAAAGCCGAGGCAGGTAGATGTATAGAGTCATATAAATTTTAACCAAGAAAGCCAGATGACTCCCAGTTGTCTCTCATGTTGTTTCTAggtaatgaatgttttagggtCCATATGACCTCAGTTCCAGCCTCTCTGGTGCCCTACAGTCTGTCCTTCTCTGCCCGAGTGTCCTCTCCTCGTCCAATCACTAAAGTAGAGTCCAACTGTTCCCTGGAGCCTCTTGAGTACCTCAACGCTGATCAAACTCAGGCCACGGTGGGTAGAGAGCTGATGGTACTATTGGGTGTGTGGTATAAACAAGAGTAATAGCtttctattatttttgtttttgatttgtagGTTAAGTTGGCTGCAGGACACAAGTTTGACAGAGACGTTGAACTGTTGATTTATTACAAAGATGCCCACCAGCCCACTGCTGTGGTGGAGGCAGGACAGGCCTCTGCCAAACCTGGTGAGAACAGATTAGTTAAGATATTAATCATCAGTAGATGTCAGAATATATCAGTAAATTACAGGTTTGTTTTCTATTTACCATCTTCAACATGTTCCAGGTTCTCTGATGGGTGATCCAGTGGTGATGGTGAGCCTGTACCCCGAGTTCCCCCAAGATGTGATATCCTCACTCGCCTCCCGTGGAGAGTTTGTGTTCTTGATGGATCGATCAGGAAGTATGAATTACACTCGCATTAGCAGTGCAAGGGTATGTATTTAAGTGTTAAAGAGATGGTTAAGGTTGTTTAAAAAGGGTTTTTGTTGAGAGTTTTTGGACCATTGAATATCTTACCTGAAGGAGATAACTGCTTTAAGATCTTTACTCTAATGAAACCAAGATTAGTTTTCCAACTAACAGCTTGTCAGGACAGGTGTGGACTTAGCCATGTTAAAGCAACTCTAGTTTATCAATAGTGGTGACAAGATAAAATTGCGTCTTCAGCTTTCTTTGCCACAGTTGTTGAAAACGTgtaattatttataattatgaTTGAAACAGTAGATTTAGAAAAGTTTAGGTGAATAGGTATTTTCTTTAGCCACTTCTGATTCATGAAGATCAACACACACCTGCTTTTCTGGAATATAATGTATTCTTGTCTTTGAAGAGCGGGCTCAATAAAATTGTTTATGATTTAGATTACACATCTTAACATGTGTTTGTCAGAGATGGCAACACTTGTAAGGTGCATTGTGACCATAGACTTTCACATAAATAACCATTTAATGCAAACCTGACAACAGTTTCAAGCATTCTTCTCTTTCTGAGTGAGTTCTTTACTTCCTGTGTCTTTATTTAGGacactctgctgctgctgatgaagaGCCTACCAATGGGCTGCTACTTCAACATCTACAGCTTTGGATCACGGTTTGAACACATCTTTCCGTGAGTGAAGTCTAACCCATAACCCTCAACATCCCTTGAATAAaagtgttttcctttttataacAATGTCTACACCAgagtaaaataaagtaaaataaataatttagaaataattttaagatattatatttaagatattttcTACATGTTTTGTGGCTTTTAATATTCTCTTCATTTTAGTTGAGATATTCCCTAATTTTCTTCTGTCAGTACGAGTGTAGAGTACAGTGAGAAGACCATGGAGGAGGCTCTGAAGGAGGTTGAAAAGATGGAGGCTAATCTTGGAGGAACAGAGATTCTTCTGCCTCTCAAACACATTTACGCCCAGCCCTGCATTCCTAAACAGTTTCGACAGGTAAGTTCTAAACACACTGGTGTTGCACCAACACTCTTGGTTACACTAGCCATTAATCAGTTTTAGCGCATCAAGCAAATGTAAACACTCTGGGTTTTCAGCACAATACAGTAAACTTCCTATTGCTCCACCCTTCCAAGAAATCCTAGACAAACCCGTTTTCTTCAAAACTCATATTTGTATAGCTGTGGTTGCTCTTGACCCATGTTAACACCACCAGTGTTACTAAAACCTCTGAGATATTTTCCTGAAGACTTTGAGCTCCTGTTTGAATCTGACATTGTCTAACTTTATCTGGTTTCTCCTCCCTCAGCTGTTTATCTTCACTGATGGAGAAGTGGGAAACACCAAAGAAGTTATTGATCTTGTTAAGATGAATGCGGCCACCCACAGGTGAAACCTTTAACACTCAGGTTCCCAGTCTGGGTCATGTTCTGATGTTATTGGGAGCTTGAAATCAAACTCTTGTATCGTAGGTGTTTCTCTTTTGGGATTGGAGCAGGTGCCAGCTCTGCTCTCATCAACGGGATGGCCAAAGAGGGAGGAGGACACGCTCAGTTCATCACTGGGACTGACAGGATGCAACCAAAAGTAAGAACAATGTTTGGCTAAAAAATCACCACCACATTAGACTGTGactagaataaaaataaaaatttcacaTCTATTGTTTGGACCACAGGTGATGCAGTCTCTGAGGTTTGCTCTGCAGCCAGCTGTGGAGGACATTTCTGTCTCTTGGGATTTACCAAAGGGAGTGTCCTCCACCATTCTGTCTCCACCCATTACAGCTATCTTTCAGGGTCAGAGGTCACTGATTTATGCTCAACTCACTGGACAGGTAGGGTCACCACCATCTCAGTTTCTGTATATTAGGAATctcaaaatatttgtattttaatttttctactgtttttcttttcttttttttatttatcagactTCAGAGGCAACAGATGGCTGTGTGACGGTGAAGTACAGCCTGGCAGGTCATCCCTCTCAGAACCAGCTACACTTCAATCTCAAACCTGCAGAGGACACTGGGTAAAACAGCTTACATCCTGGTTTTAGTGATTATATTatgttagcctcgtgagaccatcctgatctcgcgagctttcaaggtttcactctcagatcagtctggctactctccgttaaagaaaatttggagccgttcaccaaacgaacgtccaatcagcgttggctttgaggcgggttgaggtgtgacgcaacgggaagcgcgtcagttcagtctaaagaacatggcggtttcagccgatgaaactagcgttagcgtggctatcgagcaagttttatcggaattacagagtatttctctgctgagctaacgagcctttacctgcagcagcaagagtagcttggcttgtggttgtgttttcgtcgtcgctcgtaacagagcgaggacgaatctgattggttcatttggcccgtctatcaccaacataggccaatcagctaaccagtattttcgccccttcccaaagttacttcaacggaaggtttccagatggatatgcggagcaaatctatctggcggagtcaggtaaatatTATGTTCCTTTATGTCATACTTGTTTAAATGAGATTGTGTTCCCACAAGTAGTACTTCACAGATTCTGAGGCCaaatcattttagtttttttgaaaCATGAACCCCATCCATTGTTAATAGTCATGGTAGGGCACACCCAGGAAAAGTTGCTAGTCCAACACagggcaacacacacacacacacacacacacacacacacacacacacacacacacacacacacacacacacacacacattcatacctAAGGGCAAAATAtagatgtttattattattattatcattattattgaaCTATGGGATGAAGCCAAAGTACCAGGATAAACCCACACATGTACTGGGAGaagatgcaaactccatgcataACCCCAGGCCAGGATTAAAACCCAGGAACTTCTTATTGCAAGTACTGCCCAAGAAAGGAAGGTGGTATTGCTTGTTTTTGTGATATCGTGCATTCCAGCTCAgatcttttctttgtttgtctgtttgaatTTTTAGCTTTAAAGGTTAAATTGTCTGTTTTAACTGTTGCTGTTTGTTACAAACCTTCCTCTGCTACCGATGATACCTTTGCTTCATTAGTTCAATGTTTGTCTGAAGCAGAAATGAAGTGTTTTGAAGCTAACATCACATAAAACTAGAAGcactaaacatattttaaaagttgaaaataaaaaaagaattatacAAACCGGATTTTAATTACAACATAAAAACCCCCACTTCTGATGCCTTCTGCATTTTCCATGACCATTCGACTGTGTGACGTTACCTGAACCATCAGGGACAAATGGCATACGTCCATTCTACTGCAACAAGCTGTAGAACATAGGTTCATCATGGTCCAGTTTGTTGCTATTACCTGTTTGAACCGGGCTGGAAAAACAACTGgagtttaattttttactttCCTCAATTTACAAAATACTTCAAAACACTTAGATAAGCACTGACATGAAAATTACAATCCAAGCCTGAATAACTGCCTGTTCAGTGACCACTTTGAAGAGGAAGCTTCCAAATACAAGATGTCATTAGAGCTGTCGATTGGTCCCGAGCCGAAGCAGCAGGTTCTTTCAGAGATCCAGCTGTAGGTTCAGGTTCATACTTGGTGTGGTACTTTTTCATACTCCGAGAAGGCTTCTTCTTCCGTGGCTAGAAGTAAACAATTGGAAAGTAACGACGTCCCTGATTCTTCCACCTTGTGTTATAGTTGACCATAGCTCATTGCGTCGGGCAGCTCTGACCACCAATATAAGCCCACTTCGGCCGTGaatgacaaaatgctaaaaacaaataattcaagTTTGAAGATAGAGAAATCGGTCCCTTGAATGTTTGGTGTAAACCTTAATGGGTCATTTCTCAAAGCACAAGCTAGAATGGCAACAGCTGCAATACCAATAATTTTGGAGGATGAAGTCCCAGGAGCTTAATTTCAAGAATgcagtattagtagaaaggtaggagaAGCTGTCCTCGCAACAGATGAAACGCAAGAAAAGAACCTATTGAATCTGCTCGGCCACATTTCTGTCAATTacaaaacaattcaattcaattcaattcaattttatttatatagcgccaaatcatgaaacatgtcatctcaaggcactttacaaagtcaagttcaatcatattatacagattgggtcagattatacagattggtcaaaaatgtcctatataaggaaaccagttgattgcatcaaagtcccgacaagcagcattcactcctggggaaccgtagagccacaggaagagtcatctgcattgtacatggctttgctgcaatccctcatactgagcaagcatgaagcgacagtgggaagaaaaaccacccattaacgggaaaaaaaaacctccggcagaaccgggctcagtatgaacggtcatctgcctcgaccgactggggttacagaagacagaacagagagacaacaagagaaacaaaaaagcacagaagcacacattgatctagtaatctgttctacattagatggtagtagcgggtgagccgtcttctctggatgatgtcacagttaacagaacgccagaccaggtgtacctactatgaagagaaaagagagagaacagaaagttaaagcagaaatgacaacacataatgcataattgaagaacagtagaactcaatatagtgagaaaattagatcctgatatactccagtaacctaagcctatagcagtaaaactataaaggtagctgagagtaacatgagtcactagttataatttttgtcaaaaagaaaagttttaagcctagtcttaaaagtagacagggtgtctgcctcacggaccaaaactgggagttggttccacaggagaggagcctgatagctaaaggatctgcctcccattctacttttagagactctaggaaccaccagcagacctgcggtctgagagcgaagtgctctgttaggaacatacggggtaatcagagctctgatatatgatggagcttgattattaagggctttatacgttagaagaagaattttaaattctattcttgatttaacaggaagccaatgaagggaagctaaaattggagaaatatgatccctcttgttgattttcatcagaactcttgctgcagcattttggatcagctgaaggctttgaactgcattttgtggaattcctgatagtaaagaattacaatagtccagccttgaagtaacaaatgcatggaccagtttttcagcatcactcctggacagaatgtttctaattttggcgatattccggaggtgaaaaaaggaaactctggaaacctgtttaatatgggatttaaatgacatgtcttggtcaaaaataacaccaagattttttactttattaccagaggccaggttaatgccacccagattaagtgattggttaagaagtttattttttgaggactctggcccaaagattaaaacttcggtcttgtcagaatttagatgcaggaaatttaaagtcatccagcttttgatgtcatcaagacatgactgcagtcgaagtaattgattggattcatcaggatttatggataaatatagctgagtatcatcagcataacagtggaaattaatcccatgctgtctgataattttgcctatcggaagcatatatatagtaaagagaattggtccaaggactgaaccctgtggtactccacaggtgaccctagagtttgaggaagatttattattaacatgaacaaattggaatctgtctgacagataagatttaaaccagcctaatgctttccccttaatccctacagtatgttcaagtctttgtaggagaatattgtgatcaactgtatcaaacgcagcactgagatctaacaggacaagtatagacacaagtccattatctgaggccatgagaatatcattagtgaccttcaccagagctgtttcagtgctatgatgagctctgaagcctgactgaaactcctcaagtaggtcattactttgtaaatgttcacaaagttgattagcaactactttctcaaaaattttagataagaaaagaagattagatataggtctgtaatttactaactcatcttgatcaagagaaggtttcttaagtaaaggtttaataacagctactttcaaaacctgtggtacatatccatttactaaggatagattaatcatgtctaaaatagtgccactgatcaaagggaatatgtccttaaacaacttggttgggattgggtctaacatacaggtagaaggtttagatgaagctaaaattttagatagctcagaaagctctactgcttctaaacagttcaaacactgcgcagattctaaagattcctccaatgctgcctcacttactgaggacaaggtaatcatgtttgggaggatgccaattattttatttttaatggcatcaattttatttatgaagaatctcataaaatcattactactaagagctaagggaatggatggatcaacagagctgtggctctgggtaagtttggcaactgtactaaagagaaatctaggattatttttattctcttcaattaatgatgaaaaatatgctgctctaactctgcggagggtcttgttatacaacaaatgttctgctgccataaataaagcaaagcagGATTATTATTTTGTCCCAGACTACGAAATGTTTAACCCAAAGAAATTTTGGCAAACTGAAGATCCCCTCAGGCAACCATTGCTGCTCAGATTTTCCCCATTCATTAATTGTGAACTCCACTGTGGTATCATCAGGTAAGTCAGAGATGCTTGATCCTGGATCCTTATTTTATGGCGTCTCTGATGGTCAACATCTCACTCCCTCCATGAATCCCCTTCCCCCTGCTTAACAGAAACACCTCTCTTTCAAATGTGTATATAAGTGAAGTTTCAAAAGCACTGAAGGGTCTCAGTCCTCATAAATCTGCAGGACCTGACAACCTTTttcgttatttattttttatttttacatttagctgcatATATAGCCGAGCCAGTCTTGTAGTTTTAATCTTTGCAAACTAATTTAATTCCAGATATGTGGAAGTCTGCTTTTGTTCTCACCTTGTGAAAAGGAGGTGATCCTGGTGTGCAATACATTTATTGTCCCATTTCAAAACTTTGtccaatccaactttatttataaagcaatttaaacacacagagaCCACAGTGCTGtacaacaaacacaaatataaatagcATTAAATTCAgtaatattgataaaaacaatataaaaaataataaaaagctgGTATAAAGTCAACAAACACCAACAtattaaaaggtaaaaagattatttaaaagaGATTTCAAAATGGTCAAAGAGGAAGTCTGCCTGATATACAGTGGTAAATCATTCCAGAGTTTGTATTTTAGccaaagttttttaaaaactagTTTATAATCATCTTAACGAGTATTTGTGGTCAGCTAATACCTGAAACTATCCATTTTGATTCCTCTGAATTATTTCATGACTAAACACAACACCAAATTTAAAGAGTTGCAGTACAACCGAGTGCTCAAGAAAGGTGAAACAATGGCAACAGATAATCCATGTCCAGTGAGGATAAATTAAGCTCTTCCCAAATTCATCACCCTTGATGATCAGTTGTTTTAGTGATCATTGTAAGTTATGTGTGATCTATAAATACCAATTTATTGTATCTGTACTTGAAGTACTCGTACTTGGTCTGGAAAAAAATGGTATTGTGATACCCCTAATTGTTACTGGGTAAAGTTTTACTTGTTTTGATTTATCAAACGGGTTTCTCTTCAAAAGGAGATTTTTGATATCAATGAGAATACCTGTATaaaggttaaattaaaaaataaagaaaaaattgcCAGCATCTGGGCTGCAATCTACATTTACACAGTCAACAAACTGTTTTCCTCAGTCCCATCTCAACAGGCCTGAGCATGACAACATTAAATAGCTGAGGAGACGGTGACAGGTTGTTTCTACTTCCTCTTGTGTTAGTGCTGTGACAACTTGTCACCGCACAGcactaacaacaataaaatggctTTAACAATCACAAACTTGGGAATATTATCCTTCATCTGCTGCTTTGAAAGTTGCTCATTAAACTATTGAAAAACTTAGATaaatgagtttgacttttcttctgaatgatttaaaaaatagtcTCTTCCACCACTGGAAATATGATATAAAATATAGGAGAATTATTTTgaggaaaaggttaaaaaactgagaacagagagagagtttgtgttcataaaaatatttaagctCCACCTTCAGCTCTCTCTTTCTTCTGTGTTCAGATTAACAGTCCACATGTTGGCTGCTCGCACTGTGATTCGCTCCCTGGAGTCAGAGCAGAGGACA
The Fundulus heteroclitus isolate FHET01 unplaced genomic scaffold, MU-UCD_Fhet_4.1 scaffold_521, whole genome shotgun sequence genome window above contains:
- the LOC105940334 gene encoding von Willebrand factor A domain-containing protein 5A-like isoform X2, yielding MMVNCGLLNNRKESVPLKSNEVQLEVKDHVATVVSTLNYENMEDKLLEAVFVFPLPGDAAVCHFSAQIGQTHIVAEVKEKQQALEEYDDALSSGQQAFLLKESDQSPDIFSLSVGSLPPGESASIRLEYVTELAVQADDGLRFCLPTVLNPRYHPRGNECFRVHMTSVPASLVPYSLSFSARVSSPRPITKVESNCSLEPLEYLNADQTQATVKLAAGHKFDRDVELLIYYKDAHQPTAVVEAGQASAKPGSLMGDPVVMVSLYPEFPQDVISSLASRGEFVFLMDRSGSMNYTRISSARDTLLLLMKSLPMGCYFNIYSFGSRFEHIFPTSVEYSEKTMEEALKEVEKMEANLGGTEILLPLKHIYAQPCIPKQFRQLFIFTDGEVGNTKEVIDLVKMNAATHRCFSFGIGAGASSALINGMAKEGGGHAQFITGTDRMQPKVMQSLRFALQPAVEDISVSWDLPKGVSSTILSPPITAIFQGQRSLIYAQLTGQTSEATDGCVTVKYSLAGHPSQNQLHFNLKPAEDTGLTVHMLAARTVIRSLESEQRTHSGQQDEEVKKKKVVELSVQSGVSSSFTALIAVNKDVGKAVQGPLVRRNIPTPFYGMSCLP
- the LOC105940334 gene encoding von Willebrand factor A domain-containing protein 5A-like isoform X1, encoding MMVNCGLLNNRKESVPLKSNEVQLEVKDHVATVVSTLNYENMEDKLLEAVFVFPLPGDAAVCHFSAQIGQTHIVAEVKEKQQALEEYDDALSSGQQAFLLKESDQSPDIFSLSVGSLPPGESASIRLEYVTELAVQADDGLRFCLPTVLNPRYHPRGNECFRVHMTSVPASLVPYSLSFSARVSSPRPITKVESNCSLEPLEYLNADQTQATVKLAAGHKFDRDVELLIYYKDAHQPTAVVEAGQASAKPGSLMGDPVVMVSLYPEFPQDVISSLASRGEFVFLMDRSGSMNYTRISSARDTLLLLMKSLPMGCYFNIYSFGSRFEHIFPTSVEYSEKTMEEALKEVEKMEANLGGTEILLPLKHIYAQPCIPKQFRQLFIFTDGEVGNTKEVIDLVKMNAATHRCFSFGIGAGASSALINGMAKEGGGHAQFITGTDRMQPKVMQSLRFALQPAVEDISVSWDLPKGVSSTILSPPITAIFQGQRSLIYAQLTGQTSEATDGCVTVKYSLAGHPSQNQLHFNLKPAEDTGLTVHMLAARTVIRSLESEQRTHSGQQDEEVKKKKVVELSVQSGVSSSFTALIAVNKDVGKAVQGPLVRRNIPTPFYGMTSRNFSASRSPVVTHEAASPPPRKDPLLQLVSLQKAFGCWLLDAHLAAALGKTSEEVEKAKPASVNSEVWASILALIWLHGFKMDAKEEWELLTLKAASWIKAQNAPCVSECVEAGNTLLGCSVKKEDLGL